One window of Candidatus Neomarinimicrobiota bacterium genomic DNA carries:
- the murF gene encoding UDP-N-acetylmuramoyl-tripeptide--D-alanyl-D-alanine ligase yields MRVELAEPTRFARLLAQRYSLASPLDVRGVSIDSRRVQAGDLFLPIVGSHNDGHDFIPAAVAAGAVAVMIQHPVAALPAGVAVIEVHDVVREMGALAQAWRDQFSIPVVAITGSNGKTTTKNLALAVLAQKFRVLGTESSLNSTIGLPLTLFRLGPAHQLAVLELGSNRPGEIAYLAGLARPAVGLITNVSATHLDQLIDQAGVAREKAALFGALTDLGTAVVNLDDGDVAAMPTAARRFTYSLQAQADVMGRHEVRNNLSRLVIDPILDIRLPQPGAILARNALAATALGLLLEVPPAAIKAAIEAFALPAGRGEIIQFDDITVIDDSYNANLASTLEGLENLQQFPSRGRRIAVLGDMLELGRHSEEYHRQVGAFAATGGIDALLCFGPETRATYCTAVSGGLEAQHFTDRSELALSLSRSLSSGDVVYVKGSRGMAMDAVIREVFSR; encoded by the coding sequence GTGAGAGTTGAGCTGGCCGAACCGACCCGTTTTGCCCGGCTGTTGGCCCAGCGCTACAGCCTGGCGTCGCCGCTGGATGTGCGCGGCGTCAGCATCGATTCGCGCCGGGTGCAGGCCGGCGACCTGTTCCTGCCCATCGTGGGCAGCCACAATGACGGGCACGACTTTATTCCAGCGGCCGTGGCGGCGGGCGCCGTCGCCGTGATGATCCAGCACCCGGTGGCCGCGCTGCCCGCCGGGGTCGCGGTCATTGAAGTGCACGATGTGGTGCGCGAGATGGGCGCACTGGCACAGGCCTGGCGTGACCAATTTAGTATTCCGGTGGTGGCCATCACGGGCTCCAACGGGAAGACCACCACCAAAAACCTGGCGCTGGCTGTGCTGGCACAAAAGTTCCGCGTGCTGGGGACCGAAAGCAGCCTCAACAGTACCATCGGCCTGCCCTTGACCCTCTTCCGCCTGGGCCCGGCCCATCAACTGGCGGTGCTGGAACTGGGCTCCAACCGGCCCGGCGAAATCGCCTACCTTGCCGGCCTGGCCCGGCCAGCTGTGGGCCTCATCACCAACGTGAGCGCGACCCACCTTGACCAGCTCATTGACCAGGCTGGCGTCGCCCGGGAGAAAGCGGCCCTGTTCGGCGCACTGACGGACCTGGGCACCGCCGTGGTGAACCTGGACGATGGGGACGTCGCCGCCATGCCAACCGCGGCGCGGCGCTTCACCTACAGCCTGCAGGCCCAGGCCGATGTGATGGGGCGGCACGAGGTAAGGAATAACCTGAGCCGGTTGGTGATCGACCCCATACTGGATATCCGTTTGCCGCAGCCCGGTGCAATCCTGGCCCGGAATGCACTGGCGGCCACGGCCCTGGGGCTGCTGCTGGAGGTCCCCCCCGCGGCCATCAAGGCGGCCATCGAGGCTTTTGCCCTGCCGGCGGGCCGGGGAGAGATTATTCAGTTTGACGATATTACCGTTATCGACGACTCTTACAATGCCAATCTGGCCTCCACGCTGGAGGGGCTGGAAAACCTGCAGCAGTTCCCCTCCCGGGGCCGGCGCATCGCCGTATTGGGCGACATGCTGGAGCTGGGCCGCCATTCGGAGGAGTACCACCGGCAGGTGGGCGCGTTCGCCGCCACCGGGGGCATTGACGCCCTCTTGTGCTTCGGGCCGGAAACCCGGGCCACCTATTGCACGGCCGTCTCCGGCGGCCTGGAGGCCCAACACTTCACCGACCGCTCCGAGCTGGCCCTCAGCCTCAGCCGTTCCCTGAGCAGTGGCGACGTGGTCTACGTCAAGGGCAGTCGGGGCATGGCCATGGACGCCGTCATAAGGGAGGTCTTCAGCCGCTAG
- a CDS encoding UDP-N-acetylmuramoyl-L-alanyl-D-glutamate--2,6-diaminopimelate ligase, translating to MMALGEIMNGIDTVGALPATDIAGLTHDSRRVAPGYLFVALPGEHVQGTDFVPQAVQNGAVAVAGPARWRGGTGLTGPDGTQPLPYLGLDDLPAAFSRMAANYYRHPSRQLAVVGITGTNGKTTTAELLSAILNAHRQPTATLGTLGLRWNGTREAVGFTTPEADTLHKLFAGLIDKGIQGVVMEVSSHALKQARVDHVQFDAAVLTNFTQDHLDYHHDLKDYLAAKLRLFQLLPPGRPAIINGDDPHAEAFLQAAPGPSVTYGHGEGNDLRAADVGLSLKVTVAKLLYRDEVIAIESRLVGAYNLQNIMAAVATALALDVPPDAIREGIANVTAVAGRLEAIPSLAPGNVFIDYAHTPDAYAQVLSTLRQLLPGTTRLVVLFGAGGDRDRSKRPLMAAQAETYADELIITSDNPRTEPLEQINAEIVKGLRKANHVVISDRREALLHALAGMTDGSLLLILGKGREDYEIIGTEKVDHNDVEIVAAYQP from the coding sequence GTGATGGCACTGGGGGAGATCATGAACGGCATCGATACGGTTGGAGCGCTGCCCGCCACAGACATTGCCGGCCTGACCCACGACTCGCGACGGGTGGCGCCCGGCTACCTGTTCGTGGCGTTGCCCGGTGAACACGTTCAGGGCACCGACTTTGTCCCCCAGGCCGTGCAAAACGGAGCCGTGGCCGTGGCCGGCCCGGCCCGCTGGCGCGGGGGCACGGGCCTCACTGGTCCCGACGGAACCCAGCCTCTGCCCTACCTGGGCCTGGACGACCTCCCGGCCGCCTTCTCCCGCATGGCCGCCAACTATTACCGGCACCCCAGCCGCCAATTAGCGGTGGTGGGCATCACCGGCACCAACGGAAAAACCACCACCGCCGAGCTGCTGAGCGCGATTCTGAATGCCCACCGGCAGCCCACGGCTACCCTGGGCACGCTGGGCCTGCGCTGGAACGGCACACGGGAGGCCGTGGGCTTTACGACCCCGGAGGCCGATACCCTGCACAAGCTTTTCGCCGGCCTCATCGACAAAGGCATACAGGGCGTGGTGATGGAGGTTTCATCCCACGCGCTGAAACAGGCCCGGGTCGACCACGTGCAATTTGACGCTGCGGTGTTGACCAACTTTACCCAGGACCACCTGGACTACCACCACGACCTCAAAGACTACCTGGCGGCGAAGCTGCGGCTGTTCCAGCTGCTCCCGCCCGGCCGGCCCGCCATCATCAATGGCGACGACCCCCACGCCGAGGCCTTCCTGCAGGCCGCCCCGGGGCCCAGCGTTACCTATGGTCATGGCGAGGGCAACGACCTGCGGGCGGCGGATGTCGGCCTCAGCCTCAAAGTGACCGTGGCAAAGCTGCTGTATCGCGATGAGGTTATTGCCATCGAAAGCCGGTTGGTGGGGGCCTACAATCTCCAGAACATCATGGCCGCCGTTGCCACGGCCCTCGCCCTGGACGTGCCACCTGACGCGATTCGGGAGGGCATCGCCAACGTAACCGCCGTTGCCGGCCGACTGGAGGCGATCCCGTCCCTGGCGCCGGGCAACGTCTTCATCGACTATGCCCACACTCCCGACGCGTACGCCCAGGTGCTCAGTACGCTGCGCCAGTTGCTCCCCGGAACAACCCGGCTCGTGGTTCTGTTCGGCGCCGGCGGCGACCGTGACCGCTCCAAGCGACCCCTCATGGCGGCCCAGGCCGAAACCTACGCCGATGAGCTGATCATCACATCGGACAATCCCCGCACGGAGCCGCTGGAACAGATCAACGCCGAGATTGTGAAAGGGCTGAGGAAGGCCAACCATGTGGTGATCAGTGACCGCCGGGAGGCCCTGTTGCACGCGCTGGCGGGCATGACAGACGGCTCGCTGCTGCTGATTCTGGGTAAGGGTCGGGAGGACTACGAAATTATCGGCACCGAGAAAGTCGATCACAACGATGTGGAAATTGTGGCGGCCTATCAGCCGTGA
- a CDS encoding PASTA domain-containing protein: MVNVFVTGLLLAVVAKLFYVQILNHEHYASRAQLQSTDVEVLAAVPGHIIDRNGVALTANLIHYSFAVDPEVMEQPEAIVQAFARAFRRSADHYRQRLATGRSFVWLERNVPRERAEPLLKLQARGLIVRREVRRRYPFGSLAAPLVGFTNVDGRGISGLELEYDTFLRGESGWQLLRRDAKGRVLPQYGHSGQPPRDGAQVRLTLDMDYQSIFQEELARAYERLSPASVQGMLMNPQTGEILAIAQVPSFDPNEPRSGPLSSQRLLAITDMYEPGSTLKVVTAAAALDAGLHSPTSEFYCEDGEFTYRNLKIRDTSPRGILTFAEILAHSSNIGIIKIAEDLGASRLYNYCGRFGFGTRSGISLPGEAPGLLRALRDWTPISTGEIAMGQEIGVTTLQLASAYSAIANGGLLMRPFLVDRVQSPQGKTLRRFQPEIIRRVASRAAMAQLREMLELAVEQGTGREARLPGYRLAGKTGTAQKFIDGKYSDREFVATFAAMFPADRPRLVCVVAVDSPIYGTHFGGEAAAPIVRNTIKRILNLDDNFYAPPRTRYVGATRPAGRPYLLTTQNYLEHSVSWGVVPDFRGYSLRKALQLARQTGVRLRVEGSGGVVRQSVKPGTPVDHHQECLITLSPEGIAR; encoded by the coding sequence GTGGTGAACGTATTTGTGACCGGCCTCCTACTGGCGGTGGTGGCGAAACTGTTCTATGTGCAGATTCTGAACCATGAGCACTACGCCAGCCGGGCGCAGCTGCAGAGCACCGATGTGGAGGTTCTGGCGGCGGTTCCCGGCCATATCATTGACCGCAACGGCGTCGCCCTGACCGCCAACCTGATTCACTACTCGTTCGCCGTTGACCCGGAAGTGATGGAGCAGCCCGAGGCCATCGTCCAGGCCTTTGCCCGCGCCTTCCGGCGGTCAGCGGACCACTATCGCCAGCGCCTGGCAACGGGCCGTTCGTTTGTCTGGCTGGAGCGCAATGTGCCCCGCGAGCGGGCCGAACCACTGCTGAAGCTGCAAGCCAGGGGACTCATCGTGCGCCGCGAGGTCCGGCGGCGCTACCCCTTCGGCTCACTGGCTGCTCCCCTGGTGGGCTTTACCAATGTAGATGGCCGGGGCATCTCCGGACTTGAGTTGGAGTACGACACGTTCCTCCGCGGGGAAAGCGGTTGGCAACTGTTAAGACGCGACGCGAAGGGACGTGTCCTCCCTCAATACGGTCACAGCGGGCAACCGCCCCGCGATGGTGCTCAGGTGCGACTGACACTGGACATGGACTACCAATCCATTTTCCAGGAGGAGTTGGCCCGGGCCTACGAGCGGCTGTCCCCGGCCTCCGTGCAGGGTATGCTCATGAACCCGCAGACCGGGGAAATCCTCGCCATTGCGCAGGTGCCCAGTTTTGACCCCAATGAACCGCGCAGCGGGCCGCTATCCAGCCAGCGACTTTTGGCCATCACCGATATGTACGAGCCGGGATCGACCCTCAAGGTGGTCACCGCGGCAGCGGCCCTGGACGCCGGCCTCCACAGCCCCACCTCGGAATTCTACTGTGAGGACGGTGAGTTCACCTACCGGAACCTCAAGATCAGGGACACCTCGCCCCGGGGCATCCTGACCTTTGCCGAAATCCTGGCCCATTCCAGTAACATCGGCATCATCAAAATTGCGGAAGACCTGGGAGCCAGCCGGCTGTATAACTACTGTGGCCGCTTCGGCTTCGGTACCCGTTCAGGCATCAGCCTGCCTGGCGAGGCCCCCGGCCTGCTGCGCGCCCTCCGGGATTGGACCCCCATCTCCACCGGCGAAATCGCCATGGGGCAGGAGATCGGAGTGACCACGCTGCAGCTGGCCTCAGCCTACAGCGCCATCGCCAATGGCGGCCTGCTGATGCGGCCCTTCCTGGTGGACCGCGTACAGTCGCCCCAGGGAAAAACGCTGCGCCGCTTTCAGCCGGAGATCATTCGACGGGTGGCATCGCGCGCGGCCATGGCGCAGCTGCGCGAAATGCTCGAACTGGCGGTTGAACAGGGCACCGGCCGCGAGGCCCGACTGCCAGGCTACCGACTGGCCGGCAAGACGGGCACGGCGCAAAAATTTATCGACGGCAAGTACTCCGACCGGGAATTCGTTGCCACCTTCGCCGCCATGTTTCCCGCCGACCGGCCCCGCCTGGTGTGTGTGGTGGCGGTGGACAGCCCCATCTACGGCACCCACTTCGGTGGGGAGGCGGCGGCGCCCATCGTGCGCAATACCATCAAGCGGATCCTGAATCTGGATGACAATTTCTACGCTCCCCCCAGAACTCGCTACGTGGGGGCCACCCGGCCCGCGGGACGTCCTTACTTGTTGACCACGCAAAACTACCTGGAGCATTCGGTTTCATGGGGTGTGGTGCCCGATTTTCGGGGCTACAGCCTGCGCAAGGCGCTGCAGCTCGCCCGGCAAACCGGCGTGCGTCTCCGGGTGGAGGGATCGGGCGGCGTGGTGCGCCAGTCGGTGAAGCCGGGCACCCCGGTCGACCACCATCAGGAGTGCCTCATTACCCTCAGCCCCGAAGGCATTGCCCGGTGA
- a CDS encoding cell division protein FtsL, giving the protein MTGVRRHVRSPSATRRGGGPSLTTFFFWTFFLVSAAITYLWVYNQNDVMAAYLVDKRSLIVELENDNRELQVIIDKLSQIDRITHLARAELGMVAPAAESLIVYLEVVTP; this is encoded by the coding sequence ATGACGGGTGTGCGCCGGCACGTGCGCTCACCTTCCGCGACCCGACGGGGCGGCGGCCCCTCGCTCACGACCTTTTTCTTCTGGACCTTCTTCCTGGTCAGCGCCGCCATCACCTACCTGTGGGTCTACAACCAGAATGATGTCATGGCGGCATATCTGGTGGACAAACGCAGCCTCATCGTCGAACTGGAGAACGATAACCGCGAATTGCAGGTGATCATCGACAAACTCTCCCAAATCGACCGCATCACCCACCTGGCGCGCGCCGAACTGGGTATGGTGGCCCCCGCCGCCGAGTCGCTTATCGTCTACCTGGAAGTGGTGACACCCTGA
- the rsmH gene encoding 16S rRNA (cytosine(1402)-N(4))-methyltransferase RsmH, producing MSATATETLHAPVMVDEVLAELMTTTDGWYVDGTAGTGGHAAAILGQLSARGRLLGLDLDPKALEIARRRLAPSAERVVLRQASYEQLPAILAELQVNQCQGLLLDLGLSSFSLEGSGRGFSFRVDEPLDMRYDPGRGRPLAQVLPALSFNELADILTRYGEERQAGRIAGAIHRDASAGLLTTSGALAATVRAASTARQVTKTLARVFQALRIHINDELHALGSTLDRLGESLSTGARLVVISYHSLEDRLVKQFIARESKDCICPPELPACVCDHKATFRPVTRKPLTPSPVELARNSRSRSAKLRAAERV from the coding sequence ATGAGTGCAACCGCCACGGAGACCCTTCACGCGCCGGTGATGGTGGACGAGGTGCTGGCTGAGCTGATGACCACAACCGACGGCTGGTACGTGGACGGCACCGCAGGCACGGGCGGCCATGCGGCGGCAATCCTGGGTCAGCTTTCCGCCCGGGGACGCTTGCTGGGCCTCGACCTCGACCCAAAAGCTCTGGAAATTGCCCGCCGCCGGCTGGCACCCTCTGCCGAACGGGTGGTGCTCCGGCAGGCGTCGTATGAGCAGTTGCCCGCCATTTTGGCCGAACTGCAGGTGAACCAATGCCAGGGCCTGCTGCTGGATCTGGGCCTGTCGAGCTTCAGCCTGGAAGGGAGCGGACGGGGCTTCAGCTTTCGGGTGGACGAGCCCCTTGACATGCGCTACGATCCGGGGCGGGGCCGTCCTCTAGCCCAGGTTTTGCCCGCACTATCATTCAATGAACTGGCCGATATTCTGACCCGCTACGGCGAAGAACGCCAGGCCGGGCGCATCGCCGGTGCCATCCACCGCGACGCCTCGGCGGGGCTGCTCACCACCTCCGGCGCGCTCGCCGCCACGGTGCGGGCCGCCAGCACGGCTCGCCAGGTCACCAAGACCCTGGCGCGGGTGTTCCAGGCGTTGCGCATCCATATCAACGACGAGCTGCACGCTCTAGGAAGCACCCTGGATCGCCTGGGCGAGTCACTCTCAACGGGCGCGCGCCTGGTGGTGATTTCCTACCACTCGCTGGAAGATCGCCTGGTGAAGCAGTTCATCGCCCGGGAATCAAAGGATTGCATCTGTCCGCCGGAACTGCCGGCCTGCGTGTGTGACCACAAGGCGACTTTCCGACCCGTTACGCGCAAGCCGCTCACCCCCTCACCGGTGGAACTGGCTCGCAACAGCCGCAGCCGGTCGGCAAAATTGCGCGCCGCGGAGCGAGTCTGA
- the mraZ gene encoding division/cell wall cluster transcriptional repressor MraZ — translation MASDAIITNSFTGSYSYMLDAKGRVNIPAKMRKVLSPENDRTFVVTRGPDLCIVLYPAEVWKGIQAKLIELNKGRALSRHFTRNIVRHAETVQYDHQGRVALPTNLIEYAGISRSVEIVGMIKYIEIWDQKRLEELNSQFDGRQEELEIIASEINL, via the coding sequence GTGGCCAGTGACGCAATTATAACCAACTCGTTTACCGGCAGCTACAGTTATATGCTTGACGCCAAGGGTCGGGTCAACATTCCCGCCAAGATGCGCAAGGTGCTCAGCCCGGAAAATGACCGCACGTTTGTGGTGACCCGGGGTCCCGACCTGTGCATCGTGCTCTATCCGGCCGAGGTTTGGAAGGGCATTCAAGCCAAGCTCATCGAGTTGAACAAGGGCCGGGCTCTCAGCCGCCATTTCACCCGCAATATCGTGCGCCATGCCGAGACGGTGCAATATGATCACCAGGGGCGCGTGGCCCTGCCCACAAACCTGATCGAATATGCCGGCATCTCACGAAGTGTGGAAATTGTTGGCATGATCAAATATATCGAAATATGGGATCAAAAGCGGCTTGAGGAGCTGAACAGCCAGTTCGATGGCCGCCAGGAGGAGCTGGAAATAATCGCTTCGGAGATCAATCTTTAG
- a CDS encoding DUF2177 family protein has translation MTRMKMLYAWLAGAVGMIILGVLWHRVIMGGFYDEQGAAIMRDEPKMLFIILALLILAFLMAYAYPIGYKGGSPITEGLKFGALMGLLAFLPFNLILHGAYNLPLAGALVDAGWHVVEEGVGGVIIAMVYGSGAAPEPS, from the coding sequence ATGACTAGGATGAAAATGCTCTACGCCTGGTTGGCAGGGGCAGTTGGTATGATCATACTTGGTGTTCTCTGGCATCGGGTTATCATGGGCGGCTTCTACGATGAACAGGGCGCCGCCATTATGCGGGACGAGCCGAAGATGCTCTTTATAATTCTGGCACTGCTCATCCTCGCTTTCCTGATGGCCTACGCATATCCCATCGGCTATAAAGGGGGCTCGCCCATAACCGAAGGTCTAAAATTTGGGGCCCTTATGGGGTTGCTGGCATTTCTTCCCTTTAACCTGATCCTCCACGGTGCTTATAACCTCCCACTGGCCGGTGCGCTGGTTGATGCAGGCTGGCACGTGGTGGAAGAAGGGGTCGGTGGGGTGATCATCGCCATGGTGTACGGGAGCGGGGCCGCGCCGGAACCAAGCTAG
- a CDS encoding helix-turn-helix domain-containing protein, with protein MEQADTFYHELKQLRIAQGIRLEDISAKTRVNIRFLEALEAGEFDVLPTTYIRLFLRSYCREIGSDEDETLKRLTEFMDESDEPSTASPLDASAKARATAQVDGAAEVDIRGPARLRRDFITGAAIFLFLILVTFFARRVYQEAPASAAGPAFPAQGNPRPTPAEPVPPATTRPAQPGGFPPPRAVRSRSVVPEEAGVDLPASYFTQDRIVTHHMRRVPITPPVRLTLTARDNVVIRPIIDGRQGTSINLTVAEARIWTIQNILVLQTTSIDRLRGDLNGVPIDIGEARGIGILRVTSTGEYEVFSYADTTG; from the coding sequence ATGGAACAGGCCGACACCTTTTACCACGAGTTGAAACAGCTGCGTATCGCCCAGGGCATCCGCCTTGAGGATATCTCCGCCAAGACCCGGGTCAACATCCGGTTCCTGGAGGCCCTGGAAGCGGGCGAGTTCGACGTTCTGCCCACAACCTACATACGGTTGTTCCTCCGGAGCTACTGCCGGGAGATTGGCTCCGATGAGGATGAAACTCTCAAGCGCCTGACGGAATTCATGGATGAATCCGACGAGCCGTCTACTGCGTCACCCTTGGACGCTAGCGCAAAAGCTCGGGCCACCGCTCAAGTGGACGGCGCAGCTGAGGTGGATATTCGTGGGCCCGCCCGGTTGCGGCGCGATTTCATCACCGGTGCGGCCATTTTTCTCTTCCTGATTCTCGTTACCTTCTTCGCCCGGCGAGTCTATCAGGAGGCTCCCGCCTCTGCCGCTGGCCCGGCCTTTCCCGCCCAGGGCAACCCGCGGCCGACCCCGGCTGAACCCGTCCCGCCAGCCACGACCCGCCCCGCTCAGCCCGGCGGCTTCCCTCCGCCCAGGGCAGTCAGATCGAGGTCCGTCGTGCCCGAAGAAGCCGGCGTGGACCTGCCCGCGAGCTACTTTACTCAGGACCGCATCGTCACACACCACATGCGGCGGGTCCCTATTACCCCGCCGGTGCGCCTCACCCTCACGGCCAGGGATAACGTGGTCATTCGACCCATCATCGACGGGCGTCAGGGCACCAGCATCAATCTCACCGTCGCCGAGGCCCGCATCTGGACCATCCAGAACATTCTGGTCCTCCAAACGACGTCCATCGATCGCCTCAGGGGTGACCTGAACGGCGTCCCCATCGATATTGGCGAGGCCCGCGGAATCGGCATTCTCCGGGTGACCAGCACGGGCGAATACGAAGTGTTCTCCTACGCCGACACGACCGGCTGA
- the maf gene encoding septum formation inhibitor Maf, with protein sequence MRLILASGSPRRRQLLARLDIPFETIAPRHQEKLLPGESPAESCLRLATEKAGKVAQQAPGALVVGADTIVVLGNRVMGKPTDLDDARRMLAALSGRTHQVQTAVALVALERGHRSNFVETTEVTFHALEKGDIEHYLSTDPPLDKAGAYGIQDWSGVFVQRVAGCYHNVMGFPLAQFYKHLKDMGLWPDLAGTKHLEPPSGLP encoded by the coding sequence ATGAGGCTGATTCTGGCCTCTGGCTCGCCGCGGCGGCGCCAGCTGCTGGCCCGGCTGGACATCCCCTTCGAGACCATTGCACCCCGGCACCAGGAAAAGCTGCTGCCCGGCGAAAGCCCGGCGGAATCCTGTCTGCGCCTCGCAACGGAAAAGGCCGGGAAAGTGGCCCAACAGGCGCCCGGGGCTCTGGTGGTGGGTGCTGATACCATCGTGGTGCTGGGCAACCGGGTGATGGGCAAACCCACCGACCTTGACGATGCACGGCGGATGCTGGCAGCGCTATCGGGCCGGACCCATCAGGTGCAGACCGCCGTAGCCCTGGTGGCATTGGAGCGCGGGCACCGGTCCAATTTTGTCGAGACTACTGAGGTGACCTTTCATGCCCTGGAAAAGGGGGATATTGAGCATTACCTCAGCACCGATCCGCCGTTGGACAAGGCCGGCGCCTACGGAATCCAGGATTGGAGTGGTGTGTTTGTACAGCGGGTAGCGGGGTGCTATCACAATGTGATGGGGTTTCCGCTGGCGCAGTTTTACAAACATCTGAAAGACATGGGTTTATGGCCGGACCTCGCCGGGACAAAGCACTTGGAACCACCGTCAGGACTGCCGTAA